The Colletes latitarsis isolate SP2378_abdomen chromosome 14, iyColLati1, whole genome shotgun sequence genome has a segment encoding these proteins:
- the LOC143350223 gene encoding uncharacterized protein LOC143350223, which translates to MREELGRMRRRGIEREKEIGEIKKREEDREKELEGMKKREKEREKEMIEMKRREGEREKELESRMEEDKKRERENREEMEKIMERERDRDREIQELRGMLGAGPRGDTGTPAPSKRKIRSPPVDRDMHDAERRVRRKGMEKEGLREGERGDNGPREDGREQEGTAKVKEAPGRNEGASTGNEGEWVSVTRRGRTRIGSTGVGVARKEALVQGGDWTKPTTETGARKRPGGKADTPRITGPRTEAICVTAGAKTYAEVFKEIAGKAKTCLENIKVVRKSRKGELIVEFTKAGSAARSKDVILGNLGEEYSVRAMVPRTEVEIRDLDPICEATEVLEGFCSAFGIEEKAGVRVKTLRYTYLGTQIAVLELPTALAAKVDNRKVKIGYTVVRISIVPRVLRCFRCHAFGHISYGCGRKDIGRCRKCGEEGHEMRDCTKDPSCVLCREKGMPADRTRLAQDLLLRAAEELRVDLVAIAEPYLVRADWVADISGRAAIWDTGFNGRRCKEDKMDKGNAYVAVEVEAVTVASCYYRPRLSGDEFAEVLGELEESRGNWKRDLVLAGDFNAKSPAWGSRTLDVKGGILMELLARMGLEVADTREEYTYEKAGRTSKIDVMACNKEKLEILTSSDVLAKYTASDHLYLLHVFAGRCRVQPADPGGWRVDTLDAPRMLQVLDDETTELDITRPMDLRTIERALDALVTACDASMEPRRAAPFYRATKIWWTREIAELRARTNKCRRRYQRAARRGRPDTPDPAAAYKEHRKLLNKEIVRSKIRAWRELCGAVEGNVWGCPYKAVMKAVRPRKTPPELTEEKIHQILEELFPAGGGPRTRGINLAWMLRAGMRMVSEEEIRVAAKNVKFHKAPGRDLIPGVTVRVVVENRIRLVKSILDGCIQQGKIPGRWKEQRLVLLHKEGRDPNLASAYRPLCLISHWAKLSECVLRGRIQEALGPRPYRVVLQTIWVPQGMQHPAGTY; encoded by the exons ATGAGAGAGGAACTAGGAAGGATGAGACGAAGAGGGATAGAAAGGGAAAAGGAAATAGGCGAGATTAAGAAAAGAGAGGAAGATAGGGAAAAGGAACTTGAGGGGATGAAGAAGAGAGAGAAGGAACGGGAAAAGGAAATGATAGAAATGAAGAGGAGAGAGGGGGAAAGGGAAAAGGAACTTGAATCTAGGATGGAGGAAGATAAGAAGAGAGAAAGGGAAAATAGGGAGGAAATGGAGAAAATAATGGAGAGAGAGCGAGACAGGGACAGGGAAATCCAGGAGTTGAGAGGAATGCTGGGTGCGGGACCCAGGGGGGATACGGGTACACCGGCACCCAGCAAGCGGAAAATACGGTCACCTCCGGTGGACAGGGACATGCATGATGCGGAAAGAAGAGTTAGACGGAAGGGAATGGAAAAGGAGGGGCTCAGGGAAGGAGAAAGGGGGGACAACGGTCCCAGGGAAGATGGAAGGGAACAAGAAGGAACAGCCAAGGTCAAGGAGGCACCGGGAAGGAATGAAGGGGCTTCCACTGGCAATGAGGGCGAGTGGGTCTCTGTAACGAGGAGGGGGAGGACGAGGATAGGAAGCACAGGAGTGGGGGTGGCACGGAAGGAGGCACTGGTCCAAGGAGGAGATTGGACCAAGCCGACAACAGAGACGGGGGCAAGGAAGAGGCCCGGAGGGAAAGCGGATACACCGAGGATCACGGGACCAAGGACGGAGGCAATCTGTGTGACTGCGGGGGCGAAGACGTACGCCGAAGTCTTCAAGGAAATAGCGGGGAAGGCCAAAACGTGTTTGGAAAATATTAAAGTAGTGAGGAAATCGAGAAAGGGGGAGTTAATAGTAGAGTTTACGAAGGCTGGGTCGGCGGCAAGAAGTAAGGACGTGATTCTGGGGAACCTAGGGGAGGAGTACTCGGTGAGGGCGATGGTCCCGAGGACAGAAGTGGAGATTAGGGACTTGGATCCGATCTGTGAAGCCACCGAAGTGTTGGAGGGATTTTGTAGTGCCTTCGGGATTGAGGAGAAGGCCGGAGTAAGGGTCAAGACACTCCGATATACCTACCTGGGGACTCAGATTGCCGTGTTGGAGTTGCCCACGGCACTCGCCGCCAAGGTGGACAACAGGAAGGTTAAAATCGGCTATACGGTGGTAAGGATTAGCATAGTACCAAGGGTCCTGAGGTGTTTCAGGTGCCACGCTTTTGGACATATAAGCTATGGGTGCGGAAGGAAGGATATCGGAAGATGTAGGAAATGTGGTGAGGAGGGGCACGAAATGCGGGACTGCACAAAGGATCCTAGCTGTGTATTGTGCAGAGAAAAGGGGATGCCAGCAGATAGGACCCG GTTGGCCCAAGACCTGCTTCTGAGGGCAGCGGAGGAACTGCGAGTTGATCTCGTCGCCATCGCAGAACCCTACCTAGTAAGGGCCGACTGGGTAGCGGATATCTCAGGAAGGGCGGCGATATGGGACACAGGGTTCAACGGAAGAAGGTGCAAGGAAGACAAGATGGACAAAGGGAACGCATACGTCGCTGTTGAGGTAGAAGCGGTGACGGTGGCTAGTTGCTACTACCGACCTCGCCTCAGCGGTGACGAGTTTGCGGAGGTGCTAGGGGAGCTTGAGGAGAGTAGGGGGAACTGGAAGAGGGACCTCGTGCTGGCGGGTGATTTCAATGCGAAATCTCCGGCCTGGGGGTCAAGGACATTGGACGTGAAGGGAGGAATTTTAATGGAGCTGCTGGCCAGGATGGGTCTGGAGGTCGCGGACACACGAGAAGAGTACACCTACGAGAAGGCTGGAAGGACGTCCAAAATAGATGTGATGGCCTGTAACAAAGAAAAGCTAGAAATACTTACCTCCAGTGATGTTCTTGCAAAATACACGGCGTCCGATCACCTGTACCTACTGCACGTGTTCGCGGGCCGCTGCCGGGTACAACCTGCAGACCCTGGTGGGTGGAGGGTGGACACACTGGATGCCCCTCGGATGTTGCAAGTGTTGGATGACGAAACAACGGAATTGGACATCACGCGACCGATGGATCTTAGGACTATCGAAAGGGCCCTTGACGCCCTAGTTACTGCCTGCGATGCCAGTATGGAGCCTAGAAGGGCAGCTCCCTTCTATAGGGCCACCAAAATATGGTGGACGAGGGAGATCGCGGAACTAAGGGCACGTACCAACAAGTGTAGGAGAAGGTACCAACGGGCTGCGAGGAGGGGGCGTCCCGATACACCAGACCCCGCAGCAGCTTACAAGGAACATAGGAAACTGCTCAATAAGGAGATAGTTAGGAGCAAAATTAGGGCATGGCGGGAGCTTTGCGGAGCTGTGGAGGGCAACGTATGGGGATGCCCATATAAAGCAGTCATGAAGGCTGTCAGGCCCAGGAAGACCCCTCCTGAACTGACCGAGGAGAAGATCCACCAAATCCTGGAAGAACTGTTCCCTGCGGGGGGTGGCCCTAGGACACGAGGGATTAACTTAGCATGGATGCTAAGGGCTGGCATGAGGATGGTGTCAGAGGAGGAGATCCGGGTTGCTGCTAAGAACGTAAAGTTCCATAAGGCACCCGGCCGTGACCTTATCCCGGGGGTGACGGTTAGGGTAGTGGTGGAAAACAGGATAAGGCTAGTCAAAAGCATACTTGACGGGTGCATCCAGCAGGGGAAGATTCCAGGAAGATGGAAGGAACAAAGGTTGGTATTGCTCCATAAGGAGGGCAGGGACCCGAACCTGGCCTCGGCATACAGGCCGTTATGCCTGATTAGTCACTGGGCAAAGCTCTCTGAATGCGTGTTGAGAGGGCGTATTCAAGAGGCCCTAGGCCCTAGGCCCTACAGGGTTGTGCTGCAGACAATTTGGGTTCCGCAAGGGATGCAGCACCCTGCAGGCACTTACTGA